The Prosthecobacter vanneervenii region GGCTGGCCGCAGGCTCATCTTCCACCTTCACGACATCATCTCAGACGGTCATTTCAGCAGGCTCAATCAACGCGCCCTCATCGGGTGTGCCAATGCCTGCGCCAGCAGCGTCATCGCCAATTCTGAAGCCACCAAGGCGGCTTTCATCGCCAGTGGCGGTCGTGCATCACTCTGCGTCGTGGTTCCAAATGGCTTCCACATTCCTGAAGAGCGCACTTCTGCTGAAACAGTGCGCGCACTTCGTTCCGAACTGCAGATTCCTCAGGATGCGTGGGCCGTCTTGATGGCAGGCAGGCTGGCTCCATGGAAGGGACAGCACGTACTGCTGGAGGCTCTGCGCTGTGTACCCGGCGCGCATGCCGTGCTGCTGGGAGACGCGCTTTTCACCGATGAAGACCGCCGTTATGCGCAGCAGCTGCACACTGCAGCGGAAGAGCCTGCGCTCGCAGGCCGCATCCACTTCGCGGGCTTCAAGACGGATACCCTGCCCTACTTTGACATGGCAGATGCAGTCGTGCATGCCTCCGTGCATGCGGAGCCTTTTGGCCGTGTCATCGTCGAAGGCATGCTGGCCGGGAAACCGGTGATCGCCACACGCGCAGGCGGTGCAGCCGAGATCCTGCGGCATGAGCACACCGGCCTGCTCGTGGCGCCAGGAGACGCTGCCGAGCTTTCCGCTGCGCTGCTTCGTCTGCAAAAGGAGCCGTCTTTCGCCTCCAGCCTGTCTGTGCAGGCACAGCAGACCGCGCGCCGTGTTTACGCACTCAGCTCCGTTCAGGAGCAGATCGAGTCCGTCATCCGCCAGACCGCCCGCCTCACGCCCGCACCTAAGGCAGCGGAAGAAACCAAATCCCAGATCCATCAGGTGGCATGAACACCCCCTCCAAAATCCCCCCCCAAGAAGCGCAAGCCATGTGCAGCATCAAATCCAAACGTCGCGTCGCCATCGTCCATGACTGGCTCCCTGTTTACGGCGGAGCCGAGCGTGTGCTGGAGCAGATGCTCATGGTTTATCCGGACGCCGATGTCTTCAGCCTCATCGATGCACTGGACGAGGAAAACCGGAAATTCCTCAAAGGCCGTCCGGTCAAAACCTCCTTCGTGCAGAAGCTCCCCGGCGGCAAAAAATACTACCGCCACTGCTTCCCCATCATGCCGCTGGCCATCGAGCAGTTTGACTTCAGCCCGTATGACATGGTCATCACCAGCAGTTATGCCTTTGCCAAAGGCATCATCACCGGCCCGCGCCAGCTTCACCTCTGCTACTGCCACTCTCCCATCCGTTACGCATGGGATCTGCAGACGCAGTACCTTAAGGAGTCACGCCTGGATCGCGGCCCCCTGACCTGGCTGGTGCGCGGCATGCTGCACTTCATCCGCATGTGGGACAGCCGCACCTCCGCCGGCGTGGACGCCTTCATGGCAAACTCCCGCTTCATCTCCCGCCGCATCGAAAAAGTCTACCGCCGCGACGCCACCGTGGTTTATCCGCCGGTGAACATCGACCGCTTTGAAGTCGGCACGGAAAAGGAGAACTTTTATGTCACCGCATCGCGCCTCGTGCCCTACAAGCGCATCGACCTCATCATCCAGGCATTCAATGGCATGCCTGACCGCCAGCTCGTCGTCATCGGCGACGGCCCGGAGCTGCCCAAGCTGCGCCGCCTTGCCGGACCGAATGTGAAAGTCATGGGCTGGCAGCCGCAGGAGGTGCTGAAAAGCCACCTCAAGCGCGCACGCGGTTTCGTCTTCGCTGGAGAGGAGGACTTTGGCATCATCCTGCTTGAGGCCCAGGCCAGCGGCACACCCGTCGTCGCCTTCGGCCGTGGTGGCGCGCTCGAAACCGTTGTCGAAAACCAGACCGGTCTTTTCTTTGGAGAACAGACCACTGAATCTCTGCAGGGAGCGGTGGCCGAATTTGAGAGCCGCCAGTGGAATGCTGATCAATGCCGGCAGAATGCCGAACGCTTCAGCGCCCAGGTCTTCCGTGAAAAATTCCATCAGTTTGTCGAGTCTGAATGGGAACGATTTGCCGCCATGACCGCAGGCGTGGACACCGCCACAGCCAGCCGTCACGGACATAGGCTCAGCACCCATGAAGACGAGTCAAGAGAGCAGAGCGCCCCTCTGGCCATGCGTATGCAGCCCGTGCTGCATTCCTAAGCGCATGATCTGACAGAGCATTCTCTGAAAAGGCAGCCACACGACGGGCCGCCTCACGCTCTGCCGAAAGCCTGTGACTGATGGCGGAGCCATGCCCAAATCCAGCCTTTCCCTGCGTGCGCTAGACGATGCCTGCGCTGAACAGGGCTGGATGCGCCTTCCTGCCTAGCGCTGACTGGGCCCGGGCGGCAGAAATGATCATCATGTTTGAGCCACTGATGGCAGAGCCATGCTCGCATAAGCAGAAAATCCATACACAAGCTCCATTTATCTGCTTCAGCACGCCCAAGCCCCCATCTTACATTAGGTTCTTTGACAAGATTATTAGCGTGATTCAAAAAACTGTAATCACTCTAATCCACCACGGTCTTTCCCTCTGGAAATTGCCTCACGTAGTGTCGGGCAGGCGGCAACACTTATTCCGAATCAGGATTTTTAAGGGCTAATTGTCGGATAATGAATGCTCAAGCCCTTCAAGAGTAAGCAAAGTCTTAACCGGATTTAAGTCACGCAGGTATCTCTGCGGCCGCTGGTCTGCTCTATGTTTGATAATGATTCTGAACAATCGAGTTATCATGGCAAATGTCACATCTCTGCCGAGCTCTGGCCGGACACGGTGGCTGCAGGGTCTGTTCGCATTCGGAATGGCGGCGGTGCTGCTCGCTGTTCCATCCCCGCTCCGCGCTCAACAAGGCACTTCCGTCACCGCACGTTTCTCAGCGGTCAAAGGTGTGGTGATGATCTCCCTGAATGGAGGCGGTGAAAAGCCGGTCGAAAAAGGAGACACCATCCGCTCTGGCACGGTGATCTCCTGCGGCGCGGACTCCGGCGCTTCTCTCAAACCCCTCCCCACCCTGCACATCATCCTCTATCCGGACAGCAAGGTGCGTTTTGACAGGGCCGACATCAACAGTGATGGCGGCGGCGGAGTGATGTGCACCATCATCGCAGGCAAAGCCCTCTTTCATGTGGATGAAAACGTTCCCGGCAGTCCAGGCGGCGGCGCTGGCAGCCCACCACCCCCCGTCAAAGTTACCGTCGTCACAGATGAAGGCACGATCGTCAACAACATGGGCGGACCGCCCCAGCCTGCCGGCAACACCGCGCAAGGAGGAGATGCTGGCACTCCCGTCATCATCGTCACCGCCACCTGGACTGTGCAGCACGACGAAGGCCGCACCATCGTGGCGGTCGGCGAAGGCCTGAGCAATGTCACCATCGGCAAGGGTTCCGCTGCCACCAACGGCGAAGTGGGCGGACAGGTCAAAGTGCCACAGGGCTCGGTCATCTGGCTCTTCAACCGCGGCGGCAAGATCGAGGCCGAGCTGGTGGATACCAATACGGGCAAGGTGACCAACCTCACCGGTGGCTCCTCCTCGGGTGGCAGCAATCTGGTGGCCCAGTCCAAGCAGCAGATCGTCACCCCTTCCAGTGGCGGTGGCGGAGGCGGCGGCACTCCCAGCACCCCAGGCACAGGCCCGGGCATCATACCCGGCACACCCAACACCCCTTCCTCCAATCCTGACATGTCAACCCCCCAGAAACCGCTCCCAGTGGTCTCTGCGGACACCCCCTGATTCAGCCGATGCTCCCACAAAGCCCCTCCCCCCTCAGATCCACTGCGGCATTGCTGATGTGCTGTGCTCTGCTGCATTCCGCAGGTGCCCTGGCCCAGGACGCGCTGCGTGATGCAGCCGCCGGCACCAAGGCCTCACTGGCAGGCCCCGCCACCGAAGTAGCCAATCCTGAAGCCAAGGACTCCGAGGACCTCTTCCTCGAAGAGTACATGAACTATCAGATGAAGCTGCTCAAAAACTGGAAGCTGCGCGTCTTTGCCTCCGGCACCTGGCGCTATGATTCCAATGTGTTTCTGCGCAACGTCAACGCGCAGCATGACATGCTCTGGAGCGCACGCCCGGGCTTTCAGTATTCCTACGGCGATGAGACGGCCAAGCTGCAGGTTCTGGCGGACTACAATGCACAGTTCAACTTCTACGACAGGTTCAGCCAGCAGAACTCCATCAACCAGTTCCTGAGCCTCTCCCTAAACTACCGCCTGCAGAAGACCTCGTTCAAATTCTCCGGACTCTTCAACAAGGTGACAGGTGGTGACCTGGATGTAGGTGGTCAGGCACAACGCACTAATTTCACCCCGCAGCTTCAGATCATGCACGAGGCCACTGAAAAAGTGCGCGTCGGCATCACCGGCCAGCTTCAGCATACTCACTACAATTCGCTCATCTCATCCCAGACATGGCGCTTTGGAGTCTTCGCAGATTACGCCTTCTCCCCGCGTTTCCGCCTTGGGCTTCAATTCAATGAAATGATCCAGGAAGTGCAGCAAAGCGGTCGTCAGACCGGCCAGGACTACCTGGTGCGCATGGAGTATGAAGCCTCCAAGAAGCTGTCCATCACCGGCTCAGGCGGCGTCCATATCCTTCACACCATCTCCGCCGGGGACGCTACGCTGCCTGTCGGAATGCTGGGCTTGAAATATGCCATGAGTCCAAAGACATCCATCTATGTCAATGCCTATGCCCGTGCGCAAAACTCCCCCTCGCTGACCGGCCAGTTCTTCCAGTCTCAGGGGCTGCTGGCTGGCATCCAGCAGCAGCTCGGCACCAAGATCACCATCGGTACAGACATCGGCTACGACTACTCGCAGTATCACAGATACATCGCCGGTCTGGTCAGCAACCGCCGCGACCACGTCTTCTTCGTGCGCCCCTGGCTGAAGTATACCCTCAGCAGGCATGTCTCCCTGGAAGTCTTCTACCAGCACACAGACAACGATTCCAAGGGCTTCGGCGCACAGCCCTTCGTGCGCGATCTCGTCGGCGCCGGCCTCACCAGCACCTGGTAGCCACACATCATTTTTTCACCCGCACCCCATTTTTATGATCACTCCTCGGCATCTTCCCAGCAGGAAAAGCAGCGGCCTTCGTGGCATCTGCATCATGCTCTGCTGCCTGGGCGGCCTGCTCAGCACACTGCCCGCACAGCAGACCACCGCGCAGGCCTATGGCAGCCAGTCACGTGCGGGTTCGTCATCTTCTCCATCACCTTACGGCGTCACGGCATCCAATTTGCAGCAGAGAGCCGCAGCGCCTGCAGATTACCTCATCCGGGAGGGGGACATGGTGCAGATCTCCGTCTTTGACGAGCCTGATCTGGCCGCTGGAGGCAAAGTGCGCAACGACGGCACCATCCAGTGCCCGCTCATCGGCTCGGTCAAAATCCAGGGTCTGAGCCAGTCTGCCGCCGCCCGCCTGATCGAGACTGAGTACCGCAAGGACTACCTCGTGCACCCGGAGGTGAACCTCTTTGTCTCGCAGTATTCCTCCCAGCACGTCACCATTCTCGGCCAGGTGGTTCGCCCCGGCTCCCATGAACTGCCGGTGGAAAAGAACCTCACCATCCTGCAGGTCCTTGGGCTGGCAGGTGGCCCCACCCGCATCGCCAACCTCAAGAAGGTGCTCGTAAAACGCATGGTCGGCGGGCAGGAGAAGATTTTCAAAGTGGACGTAAACGCCATGGCCTCGGGGAACGAAACCATGATGTTCTATGTCCACGAAGACGACGTCATCACTGTGCCGGAAAGCTTCTTTTAATTCACCATCATGCAACCAGCTTCTCTCAATCTCACCCGCCCTGCTTATGAGATGCCGCCACGCATGGAGGCAGAAGCAGAGCCCCAGTCTGCGCTCAACCCGGCGCAGCTCGTGGACGGCATGCGCCGCCACAGCTGGATCCCCATCACCCTCTCTCTCTTCGGGCTCATCCTTGGCTACGCTTATTTTAAACGTCAGAAGCCTGTCTATGAAGCCGTCAGTGTGGCCCAGTTTGGCTCCGAGCAGCAGTCGCTGCTGGGGATGAACGGTGTGAACTCCCCGACAAGCCTGGCGGATGAAAAATCCGTCAACACCCTCATCCAGGCCGCCAAAAGCCGCGAGGTCATGGGCCGGGTGGTCTCTGAGCTGAATCTCACCAAGATTCCAGCCTTTGCTGGCGGACATCCTGCCTCATCCAAAGAAGCGAAGGACAACGCCATCTTCATGATCAACTCCATGATCCGCATTTCGCTGCGCAAGGATACGCGCCTGATCGACTTTGCCGTGACCGGAGCCGAGCCCGAGCAGGTGGCATCCCTTTCCAACCAGGCCGTCCTCAGTCTCGTGGCAGAGCTGGAAAGCCAGAAGAGCAAGACCATGCAGAGTGCCGTCCAGTCGCTCGTCTCCGAAGGTCAGCGCCTGCAGGAAAAGCTCAAGAAGTCCGAGCTGGCCATGCACGACTACAAGCGGTCCAACCAGGCCATCTCCCTGGATGAGCGCAAGGACCTCGTGCTTACCAAGCTCAAGGAGCTGAGTTCCGAGCTCAACCAGCAGTCCAAGGAGCGCCTCACGCTCGAAACCCAGCTCCAGGCCTGCAAGGAAGGCAAGCTGCCCCGCGATGAGTTGCTCAATCTCCCCACTATTGCCAGCCATCCCAAAGTCTCCAGCATCCTGACCCAGTTGCAGACCCAAAAGGCCTCGCTTGCCCTGATCGCAGAACGCTACAAGCCCAAGCATCCCAAATACGAAGCCATCCAGGTGGTCATCAACAGCCAGGAGGAGCAGCTCAATGTCGTTCTGGCGGACGCCATGCATCTGCTGGAGTCCAGCTGCGAGCACGCGCGCGAAATGGAACGCCGACTGCAGGAGCAGCTCAAAAAGCAGGAGTCTGACGCCCTCGATCTGGAACAGCTGGCCGTGCAGTACAATGTGCTCAAGCGCGAGATGGAGTCCGACCAGGCCGTGTATGAGTCCGTGCTCAGCCGCATCAAGCAGGTGGACGTTTCCAGAGGCATGGAAACACCGCCCATCTGGGTGCACCAGCTGGCCATGGTTCCTGGAGAGCCCATCTCCCCCAATGCCAAGAAGGTCGTGGGAAGTTCCACCGCAGGCGGCTTCATGCTGGGCCTGGCCATCATCGGCCTCATCGTCATGCAGGACCGCTCCATCCGCTCGGTGGATGATGCCCGCCAAAGGCTGCGTGTGCCGGTGCTCGGCACCATCGCCAACCTCCGCCCCTCGGTTCTGGCTGAAACGCAGAAGGCGCAGGAACAGAATCATTCAGGGCTTACTCCCGTGCTGCTGGCCCACAAGGCCGTGGCGGAAAACTTCCGCGAATTCCGCGCCATCATCGCACGTATGGCCAAAAGCTCGCACACCTGCCACATGGTGGTCAGCGCCGTGCCGGATGAGGGCAAGACCTTTGTCTCCACGCACCTCGCCGTCAGCCTGGCCAGCCAGGGCTTCCGCACACTGCTTATCGACATGGACCTCCGCCGCTCCCAGCTCGCGGATGTCTTCGGTATCCCCAGCACCCGCAAAGGCGTGATCGACCTCCTGCTGGAAGAAGTCTCCTTCTCCGAAGTCTGCCTCAGCGGCGGCATCGCCCACCTGGCCATCCTTCCGGCTGGCAAACGCGTGGCCAATCCTGCGGAACTCCTCTCCACTTGCGGTGTGGAGCGACTCAAGGAAATGGCCTTTGCCGCTGGCTTTGACCGCATCGTCATCGACACCGCCCCGCTGATCCCGGTCAACGACACGCTGGAACTCGGCGCGCTCGCAGACAGCACCTTCCTCGTGGTGCGCTGCAACCGCACCCCCACCGACATCGTCCAGGAAGCCATCCGCAAGCTCTACCAGACCGGCATCCCGCTCACCGGCCTCGTGCTCAACCGCCTGGCCCACCGCGCCCGCACCTACGACTACTACTACCACCGCTCCTACTACAAGGC contains the following coding sequences:
- a CDS encoding glycosyltransferase codes for the protein MKRNARIFLTLLLGAGLWLALKPTLGNRRFTFLPVRLSEQVDHMDFLLNAGAFALLGLTVWLAFGALRQVLLRLCLMAGFMTLLNVSLEIVQTRIPGRSRDLDDVCAGLVGCVVGLCCGLLVDVWHSRRRSGSSVPRVLFLDQTGRLGGAELMLLDIVSARSADSEVALFQDGEFRTALEKAGVKTHVHKLSDEAAAVDKQARLSSVLGIIPAIVDLVLQIAQTARAFDVVYANTAKALIIGGPAARLAGRRLIFHLHDIISDGHFSRLNQRALIGCANACASSVIANSEATKAAFIASGGRASLCVVVPNGFHIPEERTSAETVRALRSELQIPQDAWAVLMAGRLAPWKGQHVLLEALRCVPGAHAVLLGDALFTDEDRRYAQQLHTAAEEPALAGRIHFAGFKTDTLPYFDMADAVVHASVHAEPFGRVIVEGMLAGKPVIATRAGGAAEILRHEHTGLLVAPGDAAELSAALLRLQKEPSFASSLSVQAQQTARRVYALSSVQEQIESVIRQTARLTPAPKAAEETKSQIHQVA
- a CDS encoding glycosyltransferase family 4 protein; the encoded protein is MCSIKSKRRVAIVHDWLPVYGGAERVLEQMLMVYPDADVFSLIDALDEENRKFLKGRPVKTSFVQKLPGGKKYYRHCFPIMPLAIEQFDFSPYDMVITSSYAFAKGIITGPRQLHLCYCHSPIRYAWDLQTQYLKESRLDRGPLTWLVRGMLHFIRMWDSRTSAGVDAFMANSRFISRRIEKVYRRDATVVYPPVNIDRFEVGTEKENFYVTASRLVPYKRIDLIIQAFNGMPDRQLVVIGDGPELPKLRRLAGPNVKVMGWQPQEVLKSHLKRARGFVFAGEEDFGIILLEAQASGTPVVAFGRGGALETVVENQTGLFFGEQTTESLQGAVAEFESRQWNADQCRQNAERFSAQVFREKFHQFVESEWERFAAMTAGVDTATASRHGHRLSTHEDESREQSAPLAMRMQPVLHS
- a CDS encoding porin family protein, which translates into the protein MLPQSPSPLRSTAALLMCCALLHSAGALAQDALRDAAAGTKASLAGPATEVANPEAKDSEDLFLEEYMNYQMKLLKNWKLRVFASGTWRYDSNVFLRNVNAQHDMLWSARPGFQYSYGDETAKLQVLADYNAQFNFYDRFSQQNSINQFLSLSLNYRLQKTSFKFSGLFNKVTGGDLDVGGQAQRTNFTPQLQIMHEATEKVRVGITGQLQHTHYNSLISSQTWRFGVFADYAFSPRFRLGLQFNEMIQEVQQSGRQTGQDYLVRMEYEASKKLSITGSGGVHILHTISAGDATLPVGMLGLKYAMSPKTSIYVNAYARAQNSPSLTGQFFQSQGLLAGIQQQLGTKITIGTDIGYDYSQYHRYIAGLVSNRRDHVFFVRPWLKYTLSRHVSLEVFYQHTDNDSKGFGAQPFVRDLVGAGLTSTW
- a CDS encoding polysaccharide biosynthesis/export family protein, with the translated sequence MITPRHLPSRKSSGLRGICIMLCCLGGLLSTLPAQQTTAQAYGSQSRAGSSSSPSPYGVTASNLQQRAAAPADYLIREGDMVQISVFDEPDLAAGGKVRNDGTIQCPLIGSVKIQGLSQSAAARLIETEYRKDYLVHPEVNLFVSQYSSQHVTILGQVVRPGSHELPVEKNLTILQVLGLAGGPTRIANLKKVLVKRMVGGQEKIFKVDVNAMASGNETMMFYVHEDDVITVPESFF
- a CDS encoding GumC family protein, whose amino-acid sequence is MQPASLNLTRPAYEMPPRMEAEAEPQSALNPAQLVDGMRRHSWIPITLSLFGLILGYAYFKRQKPVYEAVSVAQFGSEQQSLLGMNGVNSPTSLADEKSVNTLIQAAKSREVMGRVVSELNLTKIPAFAGGHPASSKEAKDNAIFMINSMIRISLRKDTRLIDFAVTGAEPEQVASLSNQAVLSLVAELESQKSKTMQSAVQSLVSEGQRLQEKLKKSELAMHDYKRSNQAISLDERKDLVLTKLKELSSELNQQSKERLTLETQLQACKEGKLPRDELLNLPTIASHPKVSSILTQLQTQKASLALIAERYKPKHPKYEAIQVVINSQEEQLNVVLADAMHLLESSCEHAREMERRLQEQLKKQESDALDLEQLAVQYNVLKREMESDQAVYESVLSRIKQVDVSRGMETPPIWVHQLAMVPGEPISPNAKKVVGSSTAGGFMLGLAIIGLIVMQDRSIRSVDDARQRLRVPVLGTIANLRPSVLAETQKAQEQNHSGLTPVLLAHKAVAENFREFRAIIARMAKSSHTCHMVVSAVPDEGKTFVSTHLAVSLASQGFRTLLIDMDLRRSQLADVFGIPSTRKGVIDLLLEEVSFSEVCLSGGIAHLAILPAGKRVANPAELLSTCGVERLKEMAFAAGFDRIVIDTAPLIPVNDTLELGALADSTFLVVRCNRTPTDIVQEAIRKLYQTGIPLTGLVLNRLAHRARTYDYYYHRSYYKANDQEESAPLRPNSRGMSNPPRIIG